A stretch of the Klebsiella huaxiensis genome encodes the following:
- a CDS encoding arsenate reductase ArsC, whose translation MMSKTYNVLFLCSGNSARSLFAEVLMNQLGGGKFRAFSAGTQPASSPHPLTLRVLNDQGFSTETLKSKHLQTFQHPDAPRMDFIFTLCDRMAGEGCPVFPGGPITAHWGFRDPALAEGTDEDKYHAFVDVEKQIATRIRLFLSLPLDKIDRLSFQNQLQAMGNAGSDAH comes from the coding sequence ATGATGAGTAAAACATACAATGTCCTGTTCCTGTGTTCCGGGAATTCGGCACGAAGCCTGTTTGCTGAAGTGCTGATGAACCAGCTCGGCGGGGGAAAATTCCGGGCATTCAGCGCCGGTACTCAACCGGCCAGTTCACCTCACCCGCTGACGCTCAGGGTGCTTAACGATCAGGGATTCAGCACTGAAACGCTGAAAAGTAAACACCTGCAAACTTTTCAGCATCCTGATGCTCCGCGAATGGATTTCATATTTACTCTGTGTGACAGAATGGCAGGAGAAGGATGTCCGGTGTTCCCGGGTGGCCCCATAACGGCTCACTGGGGCTTTCGGGATCCGGCTTTAGCAGAAGGAACGGATGAGGATAAATACCACGCCTTCGTGGATGTTGAAAAACAGATAGCCACACGCATCCGGCTTTTTTTGAGTCTTCCCCTGGATAAAATCGACCGGCTTTCATTCCAGAATCAGTTGCAGGCAATGGGGAATGCTGGATCTGACGCTCATTGA
- the arsC gene encoding glutaredoxin-dependent arsenate reductase has product MSAITIYHNPACGTSRNTLELIRNSGVEPMVILYLETPPARAELVRLIADMEISVRALLRKNVEPYEQLGLAEDKWSDDELIDFMLQHPILINRPVVVTPVGTRLCRPSEVVLDILPDAQKGAFSKEDGEQVIDAQGQRVVK; this is encoded by the coding sequence ATGAGCGCAATTACGATTTATCATAACCCGGCCTGCGGTACGTCCCGTAATACCCTCGAGCTGATCCGCAACAGTGGTGTGGAACCCATGGTCATTTTATACCTTGAGACACCGCCAGCGCGTGCTGAGCTGGTCAGGCTCATCGCTGATATGGAGATCAGCGTGCGTGCCCTGCTGCGAAAAAATGTGGAGCCTTATGAGCAACTGGGCCTGGCAGAGGATAAATGGAGTGACGATGAGCTGATTGATTTTATGCTGCAGCATCCCATCCTGATCAATCGTCCTGTTGTGGTCACACCTGTGGGTACCCGGCTGTGCCGTCCGTCTGAAGTGGTGCTGGATATTCTGCCGGACGCACAAAAGGGAGCGTTCAGCAAAGAGGACGGCGAACAGGTGATTGATGCCCAGGGGCAGCGTGTCGTGAAGTAA
- a CDS encoding arsenic transporter yields MWLAAAIFILTIVLVIWQPRGLGIGWSAMLGAALALISGVVHVGDIPTVWHIVWNATATFIAVIIISLLLDESGFFEWAALHVARWGNGRGRWLFTWIILLGAAVAALFANDGAALILTPIVIAMLLALGFSKGTTLAFVMAAGFIADSASLPLIVSNLVNIVSADFFKLGFNEYASVMVPVDIAAIIATLVMLHLYFRKDIPATYEISRLKAPEEAIRDLNTFRTGWGVLALLLIGFFGLEPLGIPVSAVAAAGALILFLVAKKGHAINTGKVLRGAPWQIVIFSLGMYLVVYGLRNAGLTDYLSAVLNQFASQGLWMATLGTGFLTAFLSSIMNNMPTVLVGALSIDGSTATGVIKEAMIYANVIGSDLGPKITPIGSLATLLWLHVLAQKDIRISWGYYFRVGIVMTLPVLFVTLVALVLRLSVSL; encoded by the coding sequence ATGTGGCTGGCTGCAGCTATTTTTATTCTGACCATTGTACTGGTCATCTGGCAACCCCGCGGACTGGGAATTGGCTGGAGTGCGATGCTCGGCGCCGCACTTGCACTGATTTCAGGCGTGGTTCACGTCGGTGATATTCCGACCGTCTGGCATATCGTCTGGAATGCGACGGCAACATTCATTGCGGTCATTATCATCAGTCTGTTACTCGACGAATCGGGTTTCTTTGAATGGGCTGCTCTGCACGTCGCACGCTGGGGAAACGGGCGCGGACGCTGGTTGTTTACCTGGATTATTTTACTGGGTGCTGCGGTAGCGGCCCTGTTTGCCAACGACGGAGCGGCGCTGATCCTGACACCTATCGTAATTGCCATGCTACTCGCTCTGGGATTCAGTAAAGGCACAACGCTGGCGTTCGTCATGGCAGCAGGGTTTATCGCGGACTCCGCCAGCCTGCCGCTCATCGTTTCGAACCTGGTAAACATCGTCTCGGCAGATTTCTTTAAACTCGGGTTCAATGAATACGCGTCAGTTATGGTGCCGGTTGATATCGCTGCCATCATTGCCACACTGGTGATGCTGCATCTGTATTTCCGCAAGGATATTCCTGCAACCTATGAAATCTCCCGTCTGAAAGCACCTGAAGAAGCTATCCGCGATCTGAACACCTTCCGGACAGGCTGGGGCGTACTGGCTCTATTGCTGATCGGGTTCTTTGGTCTTGAACCTCTGGGGATCCCCGTCAGCGCAGTTGCTGCTGCCGGGGCACTTATTCTGTTTCTTGTCGCCAAAAAAGGACATGCGATTAATACCGGAAAGGTGCTTCGCGGAGCCCCCTGGCAGATTGTGATTTTCTCCCTGGGTATGTACCTGGTGGTCTACGGGCTGCGTAATGCCGGACTGACTGACTACCTGTCAGCCGTACTTAATCAGTTTGCCAGCCAGGGGCTGTGGATGGCCACGCTGGGCACGGGCTTCCTGACCGCCTTCCTCTCCTCGATCATGAATAACATGCCAACCGTCCTGGTGGGAGCACTGTCTATTGATGGCAGCACGGCGACCGGGGTGATTAAAGAGGCCATGATTTACGCCAATGTTATTGGCAGCGATCTGGGACCCAAAATCACCCCTATCGGCAGTCTGGCCACCCTGCTGTGGCTACATGTACTGGCGCAGAAAGATATCCGGATCTCCTGGGGATATTACTTCCGGGTCGGCATTGTAATGACCCTGCCCGTGCTGTTTGTGACGCTTGTAGCCCTGGTATTACGTTTATCCGTTTCGTTGTGA
- the arsA gene encoding arsenical pump-driving ATPase, with amino-acid sequence MNYLNSIPKFLFFTGKGGVGKTSLSCATAIRLADEGKRILLVSTDPASNVGQVFGQQIGNTLTVISAVPGLTALEIDPQAAAQQYRARIVDPVRGVLPEEVVRSIEEQLSGACTTEIAAFDEFTGLLTDDALLNDFDHVIFDTAPTGHTIRLLQLPGAWSSFIETNPDGASCLGPLAGLEKQRERYSHALSVLADGEKTRVILVARAQQSTLAEVARTHDELLHVGLKHQYLVINGMMPAGEASQDNLASALYQREQHILSGMPPVLTALPTDKLSLQQENLVGVKALRRLLDKDNIPCVSADAISRSEVISAPSLEMLVDDIARDGHGLVMLMGKGGVGKTTLAAAVAVALADKGFDVHLTTSDPAAHLENTLNGQCHNLQVSRIDPHTETERYREHVLATKGNALDTQGRALLEEDLRSPCTEEIAVFQAFSRVIREAGKRFVVMDTAPTGHTLLLLDATGAYHREVAKRMGDKGHYLTPMMQLQDPERTKIMLVTLPETTPVLEAAGLQEDLRRAGIEPWAWLINNSLVATETTSPLLLTRAAHEATQINKVRTELASRMALIPLQQEAPTGIEQLQRLIRQAEK; translated from the coding sequence GTGAACTATCTGAACAGTATTCCGAAGTTTCTCTTTTTTACCGGGAAAGGCGGGGTCGGAAAAACCTCGCTTTCCTGCGCAACGGCTATTCGTCTTGCTGATGAGGGAAAACGTATCCTGCTGGTCAGTACCGATCCGGCGTCAAATGTGGGGCAGGTTTTCGGGCAGCAGATCGGTAATACCCTGACGGTCATCTCTGCCGTCCCTGGACTCACAGCGCTTGAGATCGATCCGCAGGCGGCTGCACAACAATATCGTGCCCGCATCGTTGATCCGGTTAGAGGCGTTCTTCCCGAAGAGGTGGTGCGCAGCATTGAAGAACAGTTATCCGGTGCCTGCACAACAGAAATTGCTGCCTTTGATGAGTTCACCGGCCTGCTGACCGATGACGCGTTACTGAATGATTTTGACCATGTGATTTTTGATACCGCCCCTACAGGACACACCATTCGCCTGCTCCAGCTGCCGGGAGCCTGGAGCAGTTTTATCGAGACAAATCCTGACGGTGCGTCCTGCCTTGGTCCGCTGGCCGGACTGGAAAAACAACGGGAACGCTACTCGCACGCCTTATCGGTACTGGCAGACGGGGAAAAGACACGGGTAATTCTGGTCGCCCGCGCTCAGCAGTCAACGCTGGCTGAAGTCGCCCGCACGCATGATGAACTGCTGCATGTCGGTCTGAAGCACCAGTACTTGGTGATAAACGGGATGATGCCGGCCGGAGAAGCCTCACAGGACAATCTTGCCAGTGCGTTGTACCAGCGAGAACAACATATTCTTTCCGGAATGCCGCCGGTACTTACCGCACTACCGACTGACAAGTTAAGCCTGCAGCAGGAAAATCTGGTTGGAGTGAAGGCGCTTCGGCGTCTGCTGGACAAAGATAACATCCCATGTGTATCAGCTGATGCGATATCACGCTCTGAGGTCATCTCTGCACCGTCCCTTGAAATGCTGGTTGATGATATTGCCAGGGACGGACATGGTCTGGTGATGTTGATGGGCAAAGGGGGTGTGGGAAAGACCACTCTGGCCGCTGCTGTCGCCGTGGCGCTTGCAGACAAAGGGTTTGATGTTCACCTGACCACCTCCGATCCCGCAGCTCACCTTGAAAACACCCTGAACGGACAATGCCATAATCTCCAGGTCAGTCGTATCGATCCGCATACGGAGACAGAGCGCTACCGGGAACATGTTCTTGCCACGAAAGGAAATGCTCTGGACACACAGGGACGCGCGTTACTGGAAGAAGATTTACGCTCTCCCTGTACGGAAGAAATTGCCGTGTTCCAGGCGTTTTCCCGTGTGATCAGGGAAGCCGGGAAGCGTTTTGTTGTCATGGATACAGCCCCGACGGGCCATACCCTGTTGCTGCTTGATGCGACGGGTGCCTACCATCGTGAAGTGGCCAAACGGATGGGAGATAAGGGACATTATCTGACACCAATGATGCAGTTGCAGGATCCTGAGCGGACCAAAATTATGCTCGTTACCCTGCCTGAAACTACCCCAGTTCTGGAAGCCGCCGGTTTACAGGAGGATTTGCGCCGGGCCGGGATTGAACCCTGGGCATGGCTCATCAATAACAGTCTGGTCGCAACAGAGACAACTTCACCGCTGTTATTGACGAGGGCCGCACACGAAGCTACTCAAATCAATAAGGTCAGGACCGAGCTGGCCTCTCGTATGGCGCTGATCCCTCTGCAACAGGAAGCGCCGACGGGTATTGAGCAACTGCAACGTCTGATCCGTCAGGCGGAAAAATAA
- the arsD gene encoding arsenite efflux transporter metallochaperone ArsD, with product MKTLSVYDPALCCSSGVCGTEVDQTLVSFSADVTWLKQQGVSVERFNLSQQPMAFAENPTVKAFLERSGAESLPLILLDGEFVLSGRYPTRQDLVRWFGIVEEKAGRALVKSCGGGNTSCC from the coding sequence ATGAAAACACTGTCAGTATATGACCCGGCACTTTGCTGCAGTTCTGGTGTGTGCGGTACGGAAGTTGATCAGACTTTAGTGTCATTTTCCGCAGACGTGACATGGCTGAAACAGCAGGGTGTATCGGTGGAACGCTTTAATCTGTCACAGCAACCGATGGCGTTTGCTGAGAACCCGACAGTTAAAGCCTTTCTTGAACGCTCCGGCGCTGAAAGCCTGCCATTGATTCTGCTGGATGGCGAGTTCGTCCTGTCCGGGCGCTATCCGACGCGCCAGGATCTGGTTCGCTGGTTTGGGATTGTTGAGGAGAAAGCTGGTAGAGCTCTGGTAAAAAGCTGTGGCGGCGGCAACACTTCATGTTGCTGA
- a CDS encoding arsenate reductase ArsC yields the protein MNILFLCTGNSCRSILAEATFNALSPKEHHAFSAGSQPKGEVHPRSLALLRIKEIPTDGYYSKSWDNLPVTPDVVITVCGNAAGETCPAYLAPAVRAHWGVEDPDKATGSEQEIDAAFEKAWQILHHRIEAFLSLPSSVISGPEERLQAELNRIGETIF from the coding sequence ATGAATATACTATTTTTGTGTACCGGTAATTCCTGCCGCTCCATCCTGGCCGAAGCAACATTTAATGCGCTTTCACCGAAAGAGCATCATGCATTCAGCGCCGGCAGCCAGCCAAAAGGTGAAGTCCATCCCCGTTCCCTGGCTCTTCTCAGAATCAAAGAGATACCCACGGATGGGTACTACAGTAAATCGTGGGACAACCTCCCGGTGACACCTGATGTGGTGATCACGGTGTGCGGTAATGCGGCTGGTGAAACCTGTCCTGCGTATCTTGCTCCGGCAGTCAGGGCACACTGGGGAGTGGAGGATCCTGATAAGGCTACCGGGAGTGAACAGGAAATCGACGCTGCTTTCGAAAAGGCCTGGCAAATTCTTCATCACCGGATTGAAGCTTTTCTGTCGCTTCCGTCATCAGTCATTTCCGGCCCTGAAGAGCGTCTTCAGGCTGAACTGAACCGGATCGGTGAGACCATTTTTTAA
- a CDS encoding metalloregulator ArsR/SmtB family transcription factor: protein MSPITALQLFKNLSDETRLKIVLLLRASGELCVCELCGTLEESQPKISRHLSMLRESGLLIDRREGKWIHYRLSAHMPAWAAAVIEQAYLSQEEEIALLVRRVARNSSTTGGRAVCL from the coding sequence ATGTCCCCAATCACCGCGCTTCAGCTTTTCAAAAATCTCTCGGATGAAACTCGCCTGAAAATCGTGCTGTTGCTGAGAGCGTCAGGAGAACTCTGTGTTTGCGAGCTTTGCGGAACGCTGGAGGAATCCCAGCCCAAGATATCCCGCCACCTTTCCATGCTACGGGAAAGTGGGCTGCTTATTGACCGCCGTGAGGGTAAATGGATCCACTATCGGCTTTCAGCGCACATGCCCGCCTGGGCGGCGGCAGTCATTGAGCAGGCTTATTTGAGCCAGGAAGAGGAAATTGCGCTTCTGGTCAGACGGGTTGCCCGTAACAGTTCCACAACCGGTGGCAGAGCGGTGTGTCTTTAA
- a CDS encoding sigma-70 family RNA polymerase sigma factor, whose amino-acid sequence MEQLNGTPPCLMKAWKKHEHELLCWLLRQVGNEADADDLIQETFLRAIRQHGKFCAIVNARAWLFEVARHLLIDKSRQQRPFMPLHDDLSLPDNTPETVDSLAGCLPRILDKMAESDRIILTLCDLEGMKQAEFADRNGLTLAATKSRLSRARDRLHRKLSSNCQIRLDEYGRVCCFTPK is encoded by the coding sequence ATGGAGCAACTGAACGGCACGCCGCCTTGCCTTATGAAGGCGTGGAAGAAGCATGAACACGAACTTCTTTGCTGGTTACTCAGACAAGTGGGTAATGAGGCTGATGCTGATGATCTGATACAGGAAACCTTTCTCCGGGCAATACGACAACATGGGAAATTCTGTGCCATCGTGAATGCCAGAGCCTGGCTGTTTGAGGTTGCCCGGCATCTGCTTATTGATAAAAGCCGCCAGCAGCGTCCATTTATGCCTCTCCACGATGATTTATCATTGCCGGATAATACGCCTGAAACTGTCGACTCACTGGCTGGTTGTCTGCCCCGCATCCTGGATAAAATGGCAGAGTCTGATCGGATTATCCTTACGCTCTGTGATCTTGAGGGGATGAAACAGGCTGAGTTTGCAGACCGAAATGGTCTGACACTTGCGGCAACCAAATCGCGTTTATCCCGGGCGAGGGATAGGCTGCATAGGAAACTTTCCAGCAATTGCCAGATCAGACTGGATGAGTATGGTCGGGTATGTTGTTTCACTCCCAAGTGA